The Antarcticibacterium sp. 1MA-6-2 genome has a window encoding:
- a CDS encoding four-helix bundle copper-binding protein, with amino-acid sequence MRNQELISALYNCAAHCYHCADACLDEEDIKMMVRCIRLDKICATTCTATAEALAVDSQDISGLVRYCQEICQKCADECEKHKSDHCKQCAEACRKCAEACSQYAA; translated from the coding sequence ATGAGAAATCAAGAATTAATTAGTGCTTTGTATAATTGTGCCGCACATTGTTACCATTGTGCAGATGCCTGTTTAGATGAAGAGGATATCAAAATGATGGTAAGATGTATTCGTTTAGACAAAATTTGTGCTACGACTTGTACTGCAACAGCCGAAGCCTTAGCAGTGGATTCGCAAGACATATCAGGTTTAGTAAGGTATTGTCAGGAAATATGTCAAAAATGTGCTGATGAATGTGAAAAGCATAAATCAGATCATTGTAAGCAATGTGCCGAAGCTTGTAGAAAGTGTGCCGAGGCTTGTTCGCAGTATGCTGCTTAA
- a CDS encoding four-helix bundle copper-binding protein produces the protein MRNAELIKILYECAAECNKCAGACLDEQDVKVMVKSIRLDFICATTCTATAQALSVNSEDVKGLIYFCWEICKKCANECAKHEVQHCNDCAEACKKCAEACGKYEPW, from the coding sequence ATGAGAAATGCAGAATTGATTAAAATCTTGTATGAGTGCGCAGCAGAATGTAATAAGTGCGCTGGTGCCTGCTTAGATGAACAGGATGTAAAAGTAATGGTGAAAAGTATACGTTTGGATTTTATTTGTGCCACTACGTGTACTGCGACCGCGCAGGCGTTGTCTGTAAATTCAGAGGATGTAAAAGGACTAATATATTTTTGCTGGGAAATTTGTAAAAAATGTGCCAACGAATGTGCGAAACATGAGGTACAACATTGTAATGACTGTGCCGAAGCTTGCAAAAAATGTGCAGAGGCTTGTGGTAAATATGAACCTTGGTAG